In Flavobacterium sp. 83, the genomic window AGAGTTCAATGGATCTTATTGGGAATTGTATCCATCACCAAACGAAACCATATTACGTTCCGTAAAAGTTATTGGAAATAAAGTCTACACAGGTAGTTATATGGAATTTGGTTTTTGGAACAGGCTGGCCAATGGCAAGCTAAAATATACTTCCCTTAGTAATACTATAAAAAAATATATTTTAGATGATGAACAGTTTTGGAACATATTAAATTACGATCAATGGGTGATTTTTCAATCATTGGACAGAATATATATATATGATACCAAAACAAGGAATTTTAAAATAATTGCACCTAATAATAAAATTACCAAATCTTTCAGAACCAAAAACTCGATATATTTTCAAACTATTAACGAAGGTCTTTTTGAAATTGAAAGTGGAAAAGCCCGATTGGTTTCTAATAATCCAATTTTAAAAAGTAATAGAATTGTCAATGTCTTTGGTACCGATGAAGGGCTACTAATTCAAACGCAATTGAATGGTTTCTATAAACTAATAGAAACAAATCTCTCTAAGTTCTCAACTGATGCTGATTTGGAGATGATGGCTAATAGTGTTTACAGCAGTCAATTACTTTCTGATGGAAGCTTCGCTATTGGTACAGTATCCAATGGTATTTATATATTGACAAAAGAAGGTAAAATGAAGTATCATATTTCTCAAAATAAAGGATTGAGTAATAATACTGCTTTATCTCTTTTTGAAGATGCAGATAAAAATCTATGGGTAGGTCTGGATAACGGTATTAATTGTATAAATCTTCAGTCACCTATTAAAAACTATGTTGATGATACCGGCATTTTAGGAACAGTATATACTTCTAAATTGTTTAATGGAAAAGTATATATTGGAACAAACCAAGGATTGTTTTATAAAGATTATCAAAGCGACGAAGGGTTTAAATTTATAAATGGTACAAAAGGTCAAGTTTGGTCTTTATTTGAATACGAAGGGACGTTGTTTTGTGGTCATGATTCAGGGACATTTGTTATAGAAAATGTTACTGCAAGAAATATATTTCCAAAATCAGGCACTTGGAAATTTGAAACTGTCCCTAACAGGAAAGACCTTTTGCTTCAAGGAAATTATTCTGGAATTTCAGTATTAGAAAAGGTTAATAATCAGTGGCGTTTTAGAAATAAAATAACTGGGTTTGATTATTCTGCAAGATATTTTGAAATTACTAATTCATTTGAGGTATATGTGAGTCATGAATACAAAGGGGTTTTTAGATTACTATTGGATGATAAATTGATGAAAACTGAGCCTTTTACTACGTATGAACAGCCAAAAAAAGGGAAAAACGCCAGCTTAACAAAATTTAATAATACGATTTACTATGCCTGTAAAGACGGTATTTTCAAGTTGAATAATAAAACAAAACAATTTGTAAAGGATAGTTTGTTGAGTTCAGTTTTTGAAAAAGATGAATATACATCAGGTAAATTGATAGTTGATAATTCGAATAAAATATGGTTGTTTTCTAAAAATTATATTCATTATTTCTCATTAAGCAAATTGAGTAACCAACTAAAACAAAACGTAATTCCTATTCCTGCTTCTTTGACTAATTCCATGTCGGGATTTGAAAATATAACTCAAATCTCAAATTCTGATTATCTTATTGGAACGACTGATGGGTATTATACCATGAATATTAATGATTTGAGTTTTAAAAATTATAAGGTTTCTATCTCAAATATTGCAATAAATAAGTTGAATGAAAGTTCTCAAGATACTTCTATTCAGGAAGCAGGAACTTTTAAATATGATCAAAATAATATAACATTCAATTATACGGTTCCAGAATTTAATAAATACATTAATGCTGAATATCAGTATTTGTTGGAAGGATTTCAAGATGATTGGAGTGAATGGAGTGCAAAGACAACTGTAAATTTTAAAAACTTACCTCCAGGAGATTATGTGTTTAAAGTGAGGTCTAAATTTTCAAATTCAGTTCTGGAAAATACTGCCACTTATTCCTTTTCGATACTAAAACCTTGGTATGAAACAAATTTGGCTATTTTGATATATATAATTTTGAGTCTTGTTTTAGCACGATTTATACACAAAACCTATAAAGATTATTACCAAAAACAAAAAGAAAAACTCATTGAGGAAAATAATCTTTTATTGGAAATTAAAGAGCTCGAAAATGAGCAAGAGATAATGAGAGTAAGGAACGAGCAGCTTTCTCAGGATGTGGATACTAAAAGCAGAGAATTAGCTGTTTCTACAATGAGTTTAAATAGTAAAAATGAATTGTTAGCCTTTATCAAAGAGGATTTAAAGAAAACTACTGATGATGGAAACCGAAATATTAAATCAGTTATATCTACCATTAATAAAAACATTACTGAGGATGATACTTGGAGTGTTTTTAAGGAAGCTTTTGATAACGCAGATAAAGACTTTCTAAAGAAAATAAAAATAGCGCATCCTTTATTGACTCCAAACGACTTGAGACTTTGTGCTTATTTGAGGCTGAATCTTTCTTCAAAAGAAGTAGCTCCATTATTGAATATTTCAGTACGTAGTGTTGAAATAAAAAGATATCGTTTGCGTAAAAAGATGGATTTGTCGCATGAACAAGGTCTTGTTGAGTATATTTTGGCTGTATAGTTTTTCATAAACCATAAGAGAATAACTATACATTGCCACAACATTTACGTTTTCGTTACTTTTTTTTATAATTTAAAGGAAATACGATACTCTTAATTTTATCCTAAATTCTTGCCTTTTTTTAACTATTATAAAATTAACACGCTTTTTTTTGCAGTGTATGTTTTTTGTTGAGGTTACTTTTAATTTATTATTACTTCTTACTTCTAAATTTATATTTCACAAAAAACATAAATTATGAAGTCAAACTATCTATTAATTATTTTTCTTTTTCTCTCGGCTTTTGCTCATGCCCAGGGGTATGATGTAGGAGGTGTTGTAAAAGAAGCAGGTTCTGGTTTACCAATACCTAGTGTTAATATTCAAATTAAGAATACTACTAAAGGAACAGCAACAGATATGGATGGTAAATTTTCCCTAAAAGGAATTTCATCTGGATCGACGCTAGTTTTTTCTTATTTAGGATTTAAAAATTTTGAATATAAAGTTACATCAAGTACTACAAATATTACAATCTCATTGCAAGCAGATTCTAAAGTTTTAGATGAAGTTGTTGTAATAGGTTATGGTAGTCAAAAGAAAAGAGAAGTTACTGGTGCTGTTTCAGTTGTTGACAGTAAAACGTTAGAAATTCTGAAACCTGTAAAAATTGAACAAGCTTTACAAGGAACCGTTTCTGGAGTAAATGTAACAACAACTTCAGGAGCTCCTGGTGCAGCATTAGACATACGTATTAGAGGTATTGCTACAAATGGTGAAAATAGACCAACCACTATTATAGATGGATATGTTGGTGAATTGAGTTTGTTAAATCCTAATGATGTAGAATCGATTACTGTCTTAAAAGACGCTCAAGCTGCTATTTATGGAACTATTGGTGCTAATGGCGTTATTTTAATCACTACTAAATCAGGGAAAAAGAATGCTAAAGCTAAAATATCGATAAATTCGTATACTGGATTTCAGGAAACTTCCAGAACTCTACCAACATTGAATGCAACCGAATATGCTTTATTATTAAATGAAAGTTATGCTAATGGCGGAAAAGCACTTCCTTACCCCAATGCAACAGGTTTTGGAAAAGGGACGAATTGGCAGAATGAAGTTTTCAGTACAGGAGTTCCTATTATTAGCCATGATATGTCAATTTCTGGTGGTTCAGACAAAGTTACTTATGCAGTAAGTGGGTCTCATTTAGATCAAGAAGGAATTGTAGGTCAAAGTAAATCAGGTTTTTTAAGAAATACGGCCAGAATATCTTTAGGAGCGGACGTAACTGATAAATTGAAATTAAAAACAAATGTTATCTATACTTATTTTGATAGAAAATCTTTGAACGAGAATGGCTTAGCTTCAGTTCTTTTTAATGCACTGAATATTCCTTCAACTCTTAGTCCTTATGATGCTAATGGGGATTTTACCTTAGCTCCTACTACAGGTTTAGGGATAGAAATTATCAATCCATTGGCTCAGATTGCAAATACTTACAACGATTATAATTTCAAAAAATTAAATGGAAATTTTGGTTTAGAGTATAAACTTTTTAAAGGATTTGTAGTTTCCAGTAACATGGGATTCAATACTTCTAACAGTAAATCAAGAAGTTTTGCTAAACAAGTTAATTATGGTGGAAAAGTATTTGATGTAGCAAGAAGTTCTGTTTCTCAAGGAGCTGTAAATGACAATAATTATTCATTTGACGTTTTTGGAACCTACACTAAAAAAATTGCTGAAAACCACAATTTTGTGGCAACTATTGGTAATACAATTTTCAAAGAATGGGGCAATGGTTTGTTTGCAACGGGATATGATGTGCCAAATAACTCTTGGGATTATGCTGATATTTCCTTGACAACGGGAATATTAAATGTTAAAACGAATAGTTCTTATGGTTATGATGAAAGAAGACTTTCCTACTTCGGAAGAATGCAATATGATTACAAAGGGAAATATCTTTTCTCTGCAATGTTAAGACGTGATGCTTCAACAAAATTTGGTCCAGGGAATAAAGTAGGTTATTTTCCGTCTTTTACTGCAGGTTGGGTGCTTTCTGACGAAGGTTTCTATGGAGATTCAAAATTTATAAATTTCTTAAAATTGAGAGGAAGTTATGGGACTTTGGGTAACGATCAAATTCCTAACAACGGCTATGTTGGTTTATTATCCGGAGAAGCAACCTATGTTTTTAATGGGGTTTTAGTCAATGGGACTGCCACAGGACAAATTCCTAATCCAGATTTGAAATGGGAAGAGGCAAAGAAATTTGATGTTGGTTTAGACATGAAATTATTAAATAATAAACTTTCAATCGTAACCGATTATTTTATTGACACTAGAAAAGATTTATTAATCCCGAATATTCCAGTTTCAGGAATCAATGGAACTTCTGCTCCTGGAGCAAGTGCTCCAACAGTTAACGCGGGGACGGTAAGGAACTCTGGAGTTGAATTTTCAATAGACTACAAAGAAAAAATATCTGAATATTTCTCTATGAGTGTAGGGTATAATGTAACTCTTTTGAAAAATAAAGTGTTAGAAGTAAACAACGGAACAGGATTTATTGAAGGAGGATCTTTTGGCGTAGGCCAACTAGCGCCATCAAGAATGGAAGTAGGGCAACCAATAGGTTATTTTTATGGATATAAAACAGATGGAATTTTTCAAAATCAAACAGAAGTTGATGCACATCCTTCTCAAATAGCCTTGGGCGCAAATGCTTCACCAGGTGATATACGTTACGTTGATGTAAATGGAGACGGAGTAATTGATGTAAAAGACAGAACTAATATTGGTGATCCAATTCCAAATGCTACAATGGGTTTCAACTTACAATTAAATTATAAAAACCTCGATTTTTCTGCATACACATTTGCATCTGTTGGAAATGATATGGTAAGAAATTATGAAAGAGATGTTACTGATGCAAATCATTTTAGATATGTTTTAGACAGATGGACCGGAGCAGGAACTAGTAATTCAGTTCCAAGAGTTACGACAAGTTCAACGGCAAATACTGTTTTCTCTAATTACTTTGTTGAAGATGCCTCCTATTTAAGAATACAGAATATACAATTAGGATATACACTGAATTCAAAATATTCTGAAAAAGCAGGAATAACTAAATTAA contains:
- a CDS encoding TonB-dependent receptor; translation: MKSNYLLIIFLFLSAFAHAQGYDVGGVVKEAGSGLPIPSVNIQIKNTTKGTATDMDGKFSLKGISSGSTLVFSYLGFKNFEYKVTSSTTNITISLQADSKVLDEVVVIGYGSQKKREVTGAVSVVDSKTLEILKPVKIEQALQGTVSGVNVTTTSGAPGAALDIRIRGIATNGENRPTTIIDGYVGELSLLNPNDVESITVLKDAQAAIYGTIGANGVILITTKSGKKNAKAKISINSYTGFQETSRTLPTLNATEYALLLNESYANGGKALPYPNATGFGKGTNWQNEVFSTGVPIISHDMSISGGSDKVTYAVSGSHLDQEGIVGQSKSGFLRNTARISLGADVTDKLKLKTNVIYTYFDRKSLNENGLASVLFNALNIPSTLSPYDANGDFTLAPTTGLGIEIINPLAQIANTYNDYNFKKLNGNFGLEYKLFKGFVVSSNMGFNTSNSKSRSFAKQVNYGGKVFDVARSSVSQGAVNDNNYSFDVFGTYTKKIAENHNFVATIGNTIFKEWGNGLFATGYDVPNNSWDYADISLTTGILNVKTNSSYGYDERRLSYFGRMQYDYKGKYLFSAMLRRDASTKFGPGNKVGYFPSFTAGWVLSDEGFYGDSKFINFLKLRGSYGTLGNDQIPNNGYVGLLSGEATYVFNGVLVNGTATGQIPNPDLKWEEAKKFDVGLDMKLLNNKLSIVTDYFIDTRKDLLIPNIPVSGINGTSAPGASAPTVNAGTVRNSGVEFSIDYKEKISEYFSMSVGYNVTLLKNKVLEVNNGTGFIEGGSFGVGQLAPSRMEVGQPIGYFYGYKTDGIFQNQTEVDAHPSQIALGANASPGDIRYVDVNGDGVIDVKDRTNIGDPIPNATMGFNLQLNYKNLDFSAYTFASVGNDMVRNYERDVTDANHFRYVLDRWTGAGTSNSVPRVTTSSTANTVFSNYFVEDASYLRIQNIQLGYTLNSKYSEKAGITKLRLYTGVNNLYTFTKYKGYDPGASNGAPIGGGIDYGFYPIPRTYLLGLNINF
- a CDS encoding triple tyrosine motif-containing protein, encoding MRSKFCIVVFLICSSVFSQELPPIVKYAPTSYGAGNQNWMISQDQQHYVFFANNEGLLEFNGSYWELYPSPNETILRSVKVIGNKVYTGSYMEFGFWNRLANGKLKYTSLSNTIKKYILDDEQFWNILNYDQWVIFQSLDRIYIYDTKTRNFKIIAPNNKITKSFRTKNSIYFQTINEGLFEIESGKARLVSNNPILKSNRIVNVFGTDEGLLIQTQLNGFYKLIETNLSKFSTDADLEMMANSVYSSQLLSDGSFAIGTVSNGIYILTKEGKMKYHISQNKGLSNNTALSLFEDADKNLWVGLDNGINCINLQSPIKNYVDDTGILGTVYTSKLFNGKVYIGTNQGLFYKDYQSDEGFKFINGTKGQVWSLFEYEGTLFCGHDSGTFVIENVTARNIFPKSGTWKFETVPNRKDLLLQGNYSGISVLEKVNNQWRFRNKITGFDYSARYFEITNSFEVYVSHEYKGVFRLLLDDKLMKTEPFTTYEQPKKGKNASLTKFNNTIYYACKDGIFKLNNKTKQFVKDSLLSSVFEKDEYTSGKLIVDNSNKIWLFSKNYIHYFSLSKLSNQLKQNVIPIPASLTNSMSGFENITQISNSDYLIGTTDGYYTMNINDLSFKNYKVSISNIAINKLNESSQDTSIQEAGTFKYDQNNITFNYTVPEFNKYINAEYQYLLEGFQDDWSEWSAKTTVNFKNLPPGDYVFKVRSKFSNSVLENTATYSFSILKPWYETNLAILIYIILSLVLARFIHKTYKDYYQKQKEKLIEENNLLLEIKELENEQEIMRVRNEQLSQDVDTKSRELAVSTMSLNSKNELLAFIKEDLKKTTDDGNRNIKSVISTINKNITEDDTWSVFKEAFDNADKDFLKKIKIAHPLLTPNDLRLCAYLRLNLSSKEVAPLLNISVRSVEIKRYRLRKKMDLSHEQGLVEYILAV